In Argiope bruennichi chromosome X1, qqArgBrue1.1, whole genome shotgun sequence, a single window of DNA contains:
- the LOC129958422 gene encoding uncharacterized protein LOC129958422 yields the protein MVYGSARSSVLRRLDPVHHSALRICSGAFRTSPVESLYVICHQLPLCLRRQKLSAQFYFRTKSVSKHPLSNMALPVGLRRLYNARPSHILPFYDRVKLLLHDSDLKDVHIKAVDSFCFPPWDIPRFSFLNPFTGFDKSLTAHVVFQQLFLYHRHQYSSFVPIFTDGSKTDGHVGCGIVFPSETLSHRLHNCCSVYTAELMAIFCALQKISAATQHNIIIYSDSLSALKALSNYHNRMNPIAIRILFMLRVLEQAGLSILFCWVPSHVGILGNEKADSAAKSASTFMIKGLPFCDVKLSLNCSILSTWQKSWDLQIHNKLHFI from the coding sequence ATGGTATATGGTTCCGCCCGTTCATCTGTTCTGAGGCGTCTAGATCCAGTCCACCATTCAGCTTTGCGTATCTGTTCTGGTGCATTTCGTACCTCTCCGGTTGAAAGCCTCTATGTCATATGTCATCAGCTACCCCTTTGCTTAAGGAGGCAGAAATTATCTGCTCAGTTTTATTTCAGAACTAAATCTGTTTCAAAACACCCCTTAAGCAATATGGCACTACCAGTAGGTCTGCGTCGATTGTATAATGCCCGTCCTTCGCACATACTTCCCTTTTATGATAGAGTCAAATTGCTGCTGCATGACTCGGATCTCAAAGACGTTCATATTAAAGCAGTTGATTCCTTTTGCTTCCCTCCCTGGGATATCCCGCGTTTTTCCTTTTTGAACCCCTTTACAGGATTCGATAAATCCTTAACTGCACATGTTGTTTTTCAGCAGCTGTTTTTATATCACCGCCATCAGTATTCATCTTTTGTACCTATTTTCACGGACGGCTCGAAAACAGATGGACATGTTGGATGTGGCATTGTGTTTCCATCTGAGACATTGAGTcaccgtcttcataattgttgTTCCGTTTATACTGCTGAGTTaatggcaattttctgtgctcttcagaaaatttcgGCTGCTACTCAgcataatatcattatttattctgaTAGCCTGAGTGCTCTGAAAGCACTTTCTAATTATCACAACAGAATGAATCCAATTGCTATTCGAATTTTGTTTATGTTGCGTGTATTAGAACAAGCTGGTCTAAGCATCTTATTTTGTTGGGTTCCTAGTCACGTGGGCATTTTAGGGAATGAGAAAGCAGATTCAGCTGCAAAATCTGCTTCGACATTTATGATCAAAGGACTTCCGTTTTGCGACGTTAAACTGTCTCTTAACTGCAGCATTTTATCTACCTGGCAAaagtcatgggatctgcagatccataataaattacatttcatctaA